CAGCGGCGTGATCGAAGCCGCACAGGCACTGTTCCTCGACTCGCGGGTCGCCGACGTCCGCGACCTCGCCGCGAACACGCTCGGCGCGATCGTCGGGATGCTGCTCATGCTGCTGCTGGCGTTCCTGCTGGCGCCGTCGCGCCCCCGGCGCTGATCACCGGGGGCGCGTCCTCCCGCGGCGTCAGCGGGTGATGTCGCGGATCGTGCCCTTGTCCAGTCGGAGGCGACGGCGCGCGCGGTGGGCCACCGCCGAGTCGTGCGTCACGACGATGAGCGTGAGCCCCTCGGCGTTCAGCTCTTCGAGCACCGCGAGGATGTCATCGCGCATCGACTCGTCGAGGTTGCCGGTCGGTTCGTCGGCCAGGAGCACGCGCGGGCGCTTCGCGATCGCGCGGGCGATCGCCACGCGCTGCTGCTGACCTCCCGACAGCTCGCCCGGACGGTGATCGGCGCGCTCGGCGAGTCCCACCCGCACCAGCGCATCGACCACGCGCACGTCGCGTTCGGCGCGAGGGAGCCCGAGCGGTTCCAGGCCCATGTCGACGTTCTCCGCGGCCGTGAGGGTCGGGATGAGGTTGAACGCCTGGAAGACGAATCCGATCTCCCGCGCGCGCACCCGCTCGAGATCGGCGGACGACCCCTGCGCGAGGTCGGTGTCGCCGATCATCAGGTGCCCCTCGGTCGGCTTGTCGAGCGCTCCCAGCAGCTGCAGCAGGGTCGACTTCCCCCCGCCCGTCGGCCCCTGGATCGTCACGAAATCGCCCGCGTCGATCTCGACGTCGACGCCCTTGAGCGCCTGCACCACACGCCCCTTCTGCGCATAGGTCTTGGTGATCCCGGTGAGCCGGTAGGCGGGAACGGTCTCGGTCGGAACGGCATCCGGGGTGTTCTGCTCGACGATGGTCATGTCTGTCTCTCCTTGGGGAAGTCGGGTCGGGCGGGGCAGGTCAGCCGACGGCACGGAGGGCCTCGGCCGGGCTGAGCCGGGCGGCGCGCCAGCCGCCGAAGGCACCGGCGACGAGCCCGCCGGCGACGGCGAGCAGGAGCGCGACCAGCACGATCCACACCGACAGCGGAGCGCTGAGGACCACATCCGTGCTGGACTGGGCGAGCTGGGCGCCGAAGCCGCCCATGCCGCCGCGTGCGCCACCGCCGGGGCCGGTCGTCGCGTCGCTCGCCGGAGCGGACGAGATCGTCGGCGAGATGAGGTTGACGGCGAGCACGCCGGCAAGACCGAGGGCGACGCCGATGACGCCGCCGAGGAGCGCCTGCACGACGGACTCGCCGGCGACCTGTCCCACGACGCGACCGTTGGACCAGCCGATCGCCTTCAGCGTGCCGATCTCGCGCGTTCGGCGGGAGATGCCGGAGATCGTGAAGAGCACCGCGAGGGCGACGGCGACCGCCAGCACGATGATCGACAGCCACGTGCCGAGGCTCGTGATGAGCGACGAAGCGCTGGCCAACGACCCCGAGACCGACGCTGCCAGATCGGACTGCGAACTCACCGTCGCGTCGGGAAGGGCGTCTTCCAGCGCCGCCTGCACCGCACCGATCTGATCGCTCGACGCGGCCTGCACGTAGACCGTCGAGACGACGTCGCCGGCGCCGGAGAGGTCTTGTGCGACATCCAGGGGGATGTAGACGTTCGCGGCGGTGTCGGCCTCCGCCGACGTGGACGCGACGACTCCGACCACCTCGAACGCCGTGCCGCCCACGTCGATCGTGTCCCCCACGGCGAGCTCCGCGCTCGACGCATACGACGCGTCGAGCACAGCGACGAAGGCGCCGGCGTCGGCGTCGGTCAGTGCGCGGCCGTCGGTCACCGAGACGGCCGACAGCGGGCCCACCGTGGTGTCGGCGGCCTCGACGCCGAGCACGCTGAAGGAGTCGACGTTGAACGAGCCGCCGCCGAAGCCGGCGCCTCCCTCTTCGCCCTGCCCCGGCATCTGACCGCCGTCGGCGGTGCCGGCATCCGTCCCCGCATCACCCGAATCCGTCGGCCGCTGCGGCAGTTCCCCGTCGAACGTCGTGTTGGTGAGGCTGAGCGCGCCCGAAGCGGCCGCGACACCGTCGATCGAGGCGACCGTCTCGAGGGTCGCCGCGTCGATCGTGCCGCGGAGGAAATCGGTCATCAGGCGCGACTGGCTCAGGCTCGTCGTGCCGTCGTCGCCGGTCGCCCCGTCGTCGTCGCCGAAGTCGAACTGCGGACCGCCGCGGCCGCCGCCCTCCCCCGGCTCGGTCTGCGCCCCGGACACCGTGAGGTCGGTGCCGACGCCGTACACCGACTCCAGCGCCTGTGCCTGCGCGTCGCGCACGCCCGCCGAGAGCGCGTTCACGATGATGACGAGGGCGATCGCGATGGCCAAGCCCGTCGCGACGATCGCCGTCTGCTTCTTGCGCCCCGAGAGCTCACGGCGCAGATACGTCCAATACATGGGTCTCCTTCTCGGCCTGACGCCCGCTGGAGGGATTTCCATGGACGGGGGCGCTCGCCGGCATCCCGACGCTAAGGACGACGCTTCTGAGAGAGTTCAGGCGGCGTTATGGGGAAGCTATGAGGGTGCACCGGGCGCTCGCGTCGCGCGACCCGTGGATACCCGACGGTATTCACAGAGCACGCATAGCTCACCCCATAGGAACCGCATAGCTACAGGTCCACAATGGATGCCATGACCGCTCCTGCCGCCACCCCCGCTCTGCGCCGCCCCGACGGCTCTCCCTTGCGCGTGCTCGTCGTCGACGACGAGCAGATGCTCACCGACCTGCTGTCGATGGCGCTGCGGATGGAGGGGTGGGACGTGCGCACCGCCGGCTCGGGCTACGACGCGCTCGCGGTCACGCGCGACTTCGACCCCGATGCCCTGGTGCTGGACATCATGATGCCCGACCTCGACGGCATGTCGGTGCTCCAGCGGCTGCGGCACGCGGGCAACGACGTGCCCGTCCTGTTCCTCACGGCGAAGGATGCCGTGGCAGACCGCGTCGCCGGGCTCACGGCGGGCGGCGACGACTACGTCACCAAGCCGTTCAGCCTGGAGGAGGTCGTGGCACGTCTTCGCGGCCTGATGAGGCGCGCGGGAGCCGCGACGGCAGGCGGCGCCGACCCCATCCTGCGCGTGGGCGACCTGACCCTCAACGAGGACTCCCACGAGGTCGAGCGGGGCGACGCGCAGATCGAGCTGACGGCCACGGAGTTCGAACTGCTCCGCTTCCTCATGCGCAACCAGCGCCGCGTCGTCTCGAAGGCGCAGATCCTCGACCGGGTGTGGAACTACGACTTCGGGGGCCGCTCGAGCGTCGTCGAGCTCTACATCTCCTACCTCCGGAAGAAGATCGACGCCGGGCGCGATCCCCTCATCCACACGGTGAGGGGCGTCGGCTACATGATCAAAGCCCCCCAGTGATGACCTCGGAGACCCCCGCACCCACCGCCGCCTCCCCCACTCGGGCGCGAAGCCGCTGGAGCCTGCAGACCCGGCTGATCGTGGCCGTCGTCTCGCTGGTCGCGCTCATCCTCGTCGCGATCGGCTTCGCGACCGGCACGATCCTCCGCTCGATCATGCTCGAGAACCTCGACGCGCAGGTCACCTCGGCGGCCGAGCGTGTGCACCTGAGCCCCACCGGCACCGCCTCCGACGTGCTCAACGAGGGGCGCCAGGAGGTCGGGACGCTCCTCATCCTGAACAACTTCTCGGGCATGACCGGCGCGTACGTGGGCAACGACGACGCCGCGATCGCGCTCACCGACGACGAGGTGCGCGACGTGCTGACGAGCATCGGGAACACCGTCGACCGCGAGGGTTGGGGCGACGCCACCGTCGAGGGCGTCGGCGATTACCGCATCCGTGTCCCCGGCGGGCCGTCCAGCGTGCCGTACGCCGTCGGGATGCCGACCTCGGAGCTCGTCTCGACGATCGGCCAGATCCTCACGACCGTCACGCTCCTCACGCTCGGCGGCCTTCTCGTGCTGGCCGCCGTGATCGCCGTCGTGATCCAACAGGCCCTGAAGCCGTTGCGCGTCGTCGCCGACACCGCCGCCCGCGTCGCATCGCAGCCCCTGGCATCCGGTGACGTGAAGATCACCGAGCGGGTGCCCGCCGCGGAGGCCGACGACTCCGACGAGATCGGGCGCGTCGGCGCGGCACTGAACACCCTGCTCGACCACGTCGACTCCTCGCTGGCGGCACGCCAGCGCAACGAGGAGCGCATGCGCGCGTTCGTCGCGGATGCCAGTCACGAACTGCGCACGCCGCTGGCGGCCATCCGCGGGTACTCGGAGCTGTCGCTGCGCTCTCTCGGACAGGCCACGCAGCAGCCTCGCACGACCAAGGCGCACCTGGAGGCCGCGGCCCAGCAGTCCGAACAGGGGCTCGAGCGCATTCAGGCGGCCTCGCTGCGGATGACGACCCTCGTCGAAGACCTCCTGCTCCTGGCGCGGCTCGACGAAGGCAAGGAGCTCGTCTACGGCGCGGTCGACCTCACGCGCATCGCGATCGAGGCGGCCTCCGACGCGCAGGTGGCCGGCGCCGACCACGAATGGGTCGTGGAGGTGGGCGAAGAGCCCGTGGTCGTCGCCGGCGACGGCGCGCGGCTGCACCAGGTGGTGGCGAACCTCCTCACCAATGCGCGGGTGCACACCCCCGCCGGCACCCGCGTCACCGCCACGGTCGCCCTCGACGAGGGTGAAGCGGTGCTCCGCATCCACGACGACGGCCCGGGCATCGACCCGGCGGTCGCCGACGAGCTCTTCGAACGGTTCGCCCGCGCCGACTCCTCGCGCGCGCGGCAGACCGGTGGCACCGGCCTCGGACTGTCGATCGCGAAGGCGATCGTGTCGGCGCACGGCGGAACCATCACCGTCGACAGCGAGCCCGGATCGACCACGTTCGAGGTGCGACTGCCCGCTCGCCCCGCCGATCCCGCCTGACCCGCGCTCGCTCAGTAGCCGGAGAAGGCGTCGGTCGTGATCGACCGGGCGCGCTCCAGGGCGGGGGCGAGTTCGGAGATCAGGGCGGGAGGACCGGAGATGTAGGCGTGGCGCTCGGCGATGTCGGGCACCACCTGCAGGAGACCCTCGGCATCCAGGCGCACGCCGCGTGCCCATCGCCAGCGCGCGGGAAGGTCGGTCGGCTCGT
This genomic window from Candidatus Microbacterium phytovorans contains:
- a CDS encoding HAMP domain-containing sensor histidine kinase; this encodes MTSETPAPTAASPTRARSRWSLQTRLIVAVVSLVALILVAIGFATGTILRSIMLENLDAQVTSAAERVHLSPTGTASDVLNEGRQEVGTLLILNNFSGMTGAYVGNDDAAIALTDDEVRDVLTSIGNTVDREGWGDATVEGVGDYRIRVPGGPSSVPYAVGMPTSELVSTIGQILTTVTLLTLGGLLVLAAVIAVVIQQALKPLRVVADTAARVASQPLASGDVKITERVPAAEADDSDEIGRVGAALNTLLDHVDSSLAARQRNEERMRAFVADASHELRTPLAAIRGYSELSLRSLGQATQQPRTTKAHLEAAAQQSEQGLERIQAASLRMTTLVEDLLLLARLDEGKELVYGAVDLTRIAIEAASDAQVAGADHEWVVEVGEEPVVVAGDGARLHQVVANLLTNARVHTPAGTRVTATVALDEGEAVLRIHDDGPGIDPAVADELFERFARADSSRARQTGGTGLGLSIAKAIVSAHGGTITVDSEPGSTTFEVRLPARPADPA
- a CDS encoding ABC transporter ATP-binding protein: MTIVEQNTPDAVPTETVPAYRLTGITKTYAQKGRVVQALKGVDVEIDAGDFVTIQGPTGGGKSTLLQLLGALDKPTEGHLMIGDTDLAQGSSADLERVRAREIGFVFQAFNLIPTLTAAENVDMGLEPLGLPRAERDVRVVDALVRVGLAERADHRPGELSGGQQQRVAIARAIAKRPRVLLADEPTGNLDESMRDDILAVLEELNAEGLTLIVVTHDSAVAHRARRRLRLDKGTIRDITR
- a CDS encoding ABC transporter permease; its protein translation is MYWTYLRRELSGRKKQTAIVATGLAIAIALVIIVNALSAGVRDAQAQALESVYGVGTDLTVSGAQTEPGEGGGRGGPQFDFGDDDGATGDDGTTSLSQSRLMTDFLRGTIDAATLETVASIDGVAAASGALSLTNTTFDGELPQRPTDSGDAGTDAGTADGGQMPGQGEEGGAGFGGGSFNVDSFSVLGVEAADTTVGPLSAVSVTDGRALTDADAGAFVAVLDASYASSAELAVGDTIDVGGTAFEVVGVVASTSAEADTAANVYIPLDVAQDLSGAGDVVSTVYVQAASSDQIGAVQAALEDALPDATVSSQSDLAASVSGSLASASSLITSLGTWLSIIVLAVAVALAVLFTISGISRRTREIGTLKAIGWSNGRVVGQVAGESVVQALLGGVIGVALGLAGVLAVNLISPTISSAPASDATTGPGGGARGGMGGFGAQLAQSSTDVVLSAPLSVWIVLVALLLAVAGGLVAGAFGGWRAARLSPAEALRAVG
- a CDS encoding response regulator transcription factor, which produces MTAPAATPALRRPDGSPLRVLVVDDEQMLTDLLSMALRMEGWDVRTAGSGYDALAVTRDFDPDALVLDIMMPDLDGMSVLQRLRHAGNDVPVLFLTAKDAVADRVAGLTAGGDDYVTKPFSLEEVVARLRGLMRRAGAATAGGADPILRVGDLTLNEDSHEVERGDAQIELTATEFELLRFLMRNQRRVVSKAQILDRVWNYDFGGRSSVVELYISYLRKKIDAGRDPLIHTVRGVGYMIKAPQ